The following proteins are co-located in the Castanea sativa cultivar Marrone di Chiusa Pesio chromosome 8, ASM4071231v1 genome:
- the LOC142606483 gene encoding nuclear pore complex protein NUP214-like has product MQIIGFTVRLSSSLLWIQIYRLGVSYVDTTGSREADYDLRNSFLSPATPAVVRQPSNSDYILGGSIYDPAYYSSLFEGQENRCSHGAPKTSVPLSTPISESPKTELQPPMAKSSLKTDKAASKQVSSLQSEPPKGEIESKLEPSVTTDPTIEISTRLTSGSQPSFGNMAKPAPNVTLNAQPAQPSTARVLFPTPLPTSGRTTGEKNGSLDVAETEEDEMEEEAPETSNTAKFSLGSLGAFGIGSTPTATAPKSNPFGGPFGNAASSPMSSAFDITVPSGQLFRPASFSFQLPQSSQPSQPTNSSAFSGGFSTGTTAQAPTQTGFSIGSAPNFGGPALGSGQQALGSILGSFGQSRQIGTGLPGTGFGSPSGFGGGGGFTGTSSPGGFSSAATGGGFAGVASGVAGFARVASAGGSGGFSGGGFGAFNSQIVSVFSAFSGSTGGTGKPTELFTQIRK; this is encoded by the exons ATGCAAATCATTGGGTTTACTGTAAGGTTGTCGTCCTCATTGTTATGGATTCAGATTTACAGGTTGGGGGTTTCATATGTAGACACTACAGGTTCTAGAGAAGCAGATTATGATTTAAGAAATAGTTTTCTGAGTCCTGCAACTCCTGCTGTAGTTAGACAACCCTCAAATTCTGATTACATTTTGGGAGGCTCTATCTATGATCCTGCTTATTACTCGTCCCTCTTTGAAGGTCAAGAAAATAGATGTTCACATGGG GCTCCTAAAACATCGGTGCCCTTATCTACTCCAATATCCGAGTCTCCTAAAACAGAGCTTCAACCTCCTATGGCCAAATCTAGTTTGAAAACAGATAAGGCTGCTAGTAAACAAGTATCATCTCTGCAGTCTGAGCCTCCCAAAGGTGAAATTGAATCCAAGCTTGAACCTTCAGTAACAACTGACCCTACAATTGAAATTTCAACCCGTCTGACATCTGGAAGCCAGCCCAGTTTCGGTAACATGGCAAAACCTGCACCTAATGTGACATTGAATGCTCAACCAGCACAGCCATCTACTGCACGTGTTCTATTCCCAACACCACTCCCAACTTCTGGGAGGACAACTGGAGAAAAGAATGGAAGTTTGGATGTTGCAGAAACAGAAGAGGATGAGATGGAGGAGGAGGCTCCTGAGACAAGTAACACAGCAAAATTTAGTTTGGGAAGCCTTGGTGCATTTGGTATTGGCTCAACCCCTACTGCAACTGCTCCAAAATCAAATCCATTTGGTGGTCCATTTGGTAATGCAGCATCAAGTCCGATGAGCTCAGCTTTTGACATAACGGTTCCTAGCGGACAGCTGTTTCGTCCTGCATCTTTTAGCTTCCAGCTTCCCCAGTCTTCACAACCATCTCAACCAACAAATTCGAGTGCATTCTCTGGTGGTTTCAGTACTGGAACAACAGCTCAAGCTCCAACTCAAACTGGGTTTAGCATTGGATCAG CCCCAAATTTTGGTGGGCCGGCCCTGGGATCAGGACAGCAAGCACTGGGATCCATTCTTGGGTCTTTTGGACAATCAAGACAGATTGGTACTGGTCTACCAGGCACAGGTTTTGGATCTCCCAGtggttttggtggtggtggtggcttcACTGGCACTAGTTCACCTGGTGGGTTTTCAAGTGCTGCTACTGGTGGTGGGTTTGCTGGTGTGGCTTCAGGGGTTGCTGGATTTGCAAGGGTAGCTTCAGCTGGTGGGTCTGGGGGATTTTCTGGTGGTGGATTTGGGGCTTTCAACAGCCAAATAGTAAGTGTTTTTTCTGCTTTCAGTGGAAGCACAGGAGGAACTGGAAAACCTACCGAGCTCTTCACACAGAttagaaaatag